In Aquila chrysaetos chrysaetos chromosome 2, bAquChr1.4, whole genome shotgun sequence, the following are encoded in one genomic region:
- the ZFP36L1 gene encoding mRNA decay activator protein ZFP36L1, translating to MSTALVSPTIFDLSEVLCKSNKMLNYSPSGVSGCLLDRKAVGTPAGGGFPRRHSVTLPNSKFHQNQLLGSLKGEPAPMLGPRESRFRDRSFSEGGERLLQQKQPGGQVNSSRYKTELCRPFEENGACKYGDKCQFAHGIHELRSLTRHPKYKTELCRTFHTIGFCPYGPRCHFIHNAEERRAVAGSREPPVTDRPRLQHSFSFAGFPSTAASGLLDSPTSITPPPMLSADDLLGSPTLPDCASNPFTFSSQELVSLFAPSMGVQVPSGSSPTTFLFRPMSESPNMFDSPPSPQDSLSDQEGYLSSSSSSHSGSDSPILDTSRRLPIFSRLSISDD from the exons ATGTCCACAGCCCTGGTGTCGCCCACCATCTTCGACCTGAGCGAAGTTTTATGCAAG AGCAACAAGATGCTGAACTACAGCCCCTCGGGTGTCAGCGGGTGCCTGCTGGACAGGAAGGCGGTGGGCACCCCGGCCGGCGGGGGTTTCCCTAGGAGGCACTCTGTCACCCTGCCCAACTCCAAGTTTCACCAGAACCAGCTCCTCGGCAGCCTGAAAGGGGAGCCGGCTCCCATGCTGGGCCCCCGGGAAAGCCGCTTCCGGGACCGCTCCTTCTCCGAGGGCGGCGAGcgcctgctgcagcagaagcagcccGGGGGACAGGTCAACTCCAGCCGCTACAAGACGGAGCTGTGCCGCCCCTTCGAGGAGAACGGCGCCTGCAAGTACGGCGACAAGTGCCAGTTCGCCCACGGCATCCACGAGCTGCGGAGCCTCACCCGCCACCCCAAGTACAAGACCGAGCTGTGCCGCACTTTCCACACCATCGGCTTCTGCCCCTACGGGCCGCGCTGCCACTTCATCCACAACGCGGAGGAGCGCCGGGCCGTGGCGGGGAGCCGGGAGCCCCCCGTCACCGACAGACCCCGCCTGCAGCACAGCTTCAGCTTCGCCGgcttccccagcactgctgccagcgGGCTGCTGGACAGCCCCACTTCCATCACCCCGCCGCCCATGCTGAGCGCCGACGACCTGCTGGGCTCCCCCACCTTGCCTGACTGCGCCAGCAACCCTTTCACCTTCTCCAGCCAGGAGCTGGTCAGTCTCTTTGCCCCTAGCATGGGGGTGCAGGTGCCCAGCGGGAGCTCCCCCACCACCTTCTTGTTCAGGCCCATGTCCGAGTCCCCCAACATGTTTGACTCGCCACCCAGTCCTCAGGACTCCCTCTCCGACCAGGAGGGCTATctgagcagctccagcagcagccacagcggCTCAGATTCCCCTATCCTGGACACCTCAAGACGTCTTCCCATCTTCAGCAGACTCTCCATCTCCGATGACTAA